The genomic segment AGGTAGGCAAATATGCGGCCGAGATTGCAGACCTTAGGGCCATCATTGAGCATAAGGTACAGCAATGCTGGTATGAGCTGAACAGACTGAATCGGTTTATCGCGTCAGTGGAGGATAGCCAGATGCGTCAGATTCTCACGCTACGATATATTAACCATATGACCTGGCAACAGGTGGCAAATGAGATGGGAAACAACAATACTGCAGATAATCTGAGAATGCAGCACGAGAGGTTTTTAGCCCGGTAACTTTGTTCGTTTTGTTCAGTGCAGGTATGGTAAACTGGTATCGTAGCAAGATTGGCATGGAAGCTACCTCCTTTCGGCGAGGGGCGCTCAGAAATGGGCGCCCCTTTTGTTTACAAAAAATAGGCCATAAGGCCTATTGATTGAGATACGATGAGATAAATTTCTTTATTTCTGTGGTAGGAGTAGTTCCGGCTTCTTTGCAGGCTTGCCGAAAGGCCGCGAGTGTGTCTGGCGGAAGGTCGAGCGGAAAACGAACATAGTTCTTTCGGTTATGCTTTATTTGAGCGGCATAGCTGCTTTTGGCCGGCGCGGGAACTTCTTCACTGTTTTCCCACAGCTCTTCGCTGGAAAGGTCAAGGTCATCGTTCCAAGAGATACCATAGCCGCCGGCATCCACACGAACCTGCTCAAATAGCTTAGGTGTATTTATAAACGCACGGAAAGGCTCCCATTTCTCTAATAATGGCCGGACATCATAGCGCTTGTATATGCCGTTTTCAAAGCCGATATACAGCATGAAGTCAGGAAGAGCTTTCGCAGATATGATTTGATGAT from the Christensenellaceae bacterium 44-20 genome contains:
- a CDS encoding DUF2442 domain-containing protein, giving the protein MLHHQIISAKALPDFMLYIGFENGIYKRYDVRPLLEKWEPFRAFINTPKLFEQVRVDAGGYGISWNDDLDLSSEELWENSEEVPAPAKSSYAAQIKHNRKNYVRFPLDLPPDTLAAFRQACKEAGTTPTTEIKKFISSYLNQ
- a CDS encoding DUF1492 domain-containing protein, translated to MGTGKNRAAITKRELSQLYYLSREIEQDRKRLEELEAAAQGITQQITGMPPAGGAGDKVGKYAAEIADLRAIIEHKVQQCWYELNRLNRFIASVEDSQMRQILTLRYINHMTWQQVANEMGNNNTADNLRMQHERFLAR